Within the Echinicola sp. 20G genome, the region GATTCTTCCAATGATATTTCTTCTCCATGATTTTTAAAAATCTCACATACCTTTTCAGGTGTAATCCCACATTTTTTTGGGCTGTATTTATCCAAATCAAACATTAGGATAAATTGCAAAATGAATTGGACTAATATTCACACCGAATTCAGAAGATAAATATTCTTTAAACTTGAAGGTTTAAATACAATTATTATTAATAACGGAATTAAAGTTCTTTGCTTCTTTCTTGCTAAGAAAGAAGCCCAATTGTATAGACTTCTTTTAGACTACATATTCTTTTTCACCTGCTTAAGCTTTTGGAGCATATCTTTCCAATATGCCTGTCGTTTCTTTAGAAAAGAGCTTGCCTTTTCGGTAAGTTTATAATTGCTGAACATTTCTGCATGTTCTATTGCTTTGTCCAGATCTTCTATTACAATTGTATTTCCATCTTTATCTTGAATCTTCATTACAGTGTTAATTTAAGTTACCAAATGAAATATTATGGGCAGACATGTTATGCCTGCCCTATCAACTTTTATACCTTCAAAATGCCTTCGCCGTTTTTGGCAAAATCTACACATAGGTCAAAGGCTTTTTGTCCTTTCATCTGCGCAGTACCCCCCAAGAGGATTGATTTTGTTTTGTCCTCTTCACTCTTAAAGTTTCTCACATTCTGAAAATAACCGGTTACTGCGTTATAGGCACCAAATAGTGTTCCCTCCGTAGTAGGTAATAACTGGGTATCTCCCATCATGGCATATGCAAAAGCCTCTTCACATTGATTTTTAAACGCAGTGGAAATATGCTCATATTCTCCTTTATACAGCCTGTCCAAGGTATCTTTATTGGGAGCCATTGCCAGTTCTATCAACCGTTTGACTTGTTTGTCTTTGATCTTTACTTTCGCCCATTGGTTAAAAACCGTTCCCAGCTTATCAGCCGTATCTGTTACAAGTCCCATTAATTTATGCGCCTGTTGAAGCCTTTCCTTGGCTCCTGATGTATGTCGAATCCTTACAACGTTGCTTTTCCTGTTCATTGCTGCATTTAGCGTATTTTGGCAAACCACCCTGATAGGGGTAAAAGCAGCAGTTATGCTACCGCTTCCATCATGGGAGGTAGTCAGGAATAGGTACTTTTCAACAAGGTCATCTTTCCCCACCAAGATATGATCAGCCAATTTGGCGGTGATAAACACACGTTCCCCGTCTCCCAGTGCTCCGGCCGTCTCAAACTTAACTCCCTTTTCCTCCTTGACTATAGCGTCAAAGAATGAAAATGCATCCTTATTTTGCACAATACCATAATCCTTTCCAACAATCCCAAACACCTTATTTGTGTCTGTTCTCATGGTGGCAAAATGACTGTTTACTTGGATTGCAGTTTGTGTATTTTCAAGACCATTTGTACCAACGCTGAGATCACCACATTTCGTAAACAGTGGAGATTTTATCACTTCATAATCCAGTCCGGCATAATGGATAGCCTCGGCGGATGTTGGATAATCTTCTACAACTTTACCAAGTTTGTGCCATGCCGGTTGTTTTACACTAAAAAAGCTGTGCTTTCCTGTTTTTTCATTAAAATGAATATTATGTCCCATGGTTTAAATTGATTATAGGGTTTTACATTTATTTGATTTCCTATTGCCTCCACTTCTAAAAACCTGCTGAAAAAACATTTTTTTAAAAGAAAAAACGGCAAAAAAGAAAGCTCAGGAAAAAGGGGCTGACACTTTGCAAAAAGGAAACGGAATAAAGGAAGGACAGTGGGGAGCATCTGTTTATGCCGTCCCTTTTTGCTCCACTTTGTAGGCTTGACATAAATCAGCCCCTACATTAGCTGCCCTTTTCTGCCGTTCTTTTAAAAAATTCCCGGATAAATCCTTTTCTATAAAAAAGGTTATGCAAGCTATTTGAAAAGTATATTCTTGGTTTCATTAATAAACTGATAGCGGACTGAATTCCCTAGTTTGCAGTTGGAATGTAATGTTCCTTTCCAGCCAAGCGGAAAGGAATAATGGAATGGAGGCAAAAACGGGGATTTTGTCCAAGACAGATACAAAGGAGGCTCTTTCTCTAGACAAGAGGAACGCAGGATTAGAGAAAGTGCAGACCTATTAATCAATGATAACCTATATTGACTCACCCAACTCCAACATTCCTCTAAATCATAGTTTGTTTACTTGATTTCATTCGCTTAATTTGTTGCCCATTTAACTGCCACCAATGAAAAGAATCCGTATTCACTGCTCCATTAAAATCAATCGAGGCCCATTGAAAGGAACTGTAGAACGTATTGGAGGCATCAATAATAACGGTGAGAAATGGAACATATCCATTCAAGAAGCGCTGAAGGGGACAAAATCAGGTCTTTGGGAATTCTATGTTTTGGACAATAATGTTGAGGTTACTTTATCCGCTGAATTCTTTGAAAAACTTTTGACCCCATATAGTCAAAATGAGAACATTACTATTTTTAATGAATTGGAGGAATGCCCACTTTAAGGTTAGCCACGTAAACCATATTTTTCAACCAAGATATTAAAAAGGTCCTACTCTGTTTAAAAAATGATCATGTTCCATTTAGGAAATCTAGGATACAGCCCCCGTAGAAACCATATGGCAAAAAAATGAGCCATATAGATATTGATAATTGAAAAGTATTCTAAATTATCACCCAATAAAAAAGGCTTCCGTTTGGAAGCCCTATAAAATCTTTACACCTTCACTGACCTCCCCTTCTCTTGCTTGGGGGGATCTTTCTTCACTCCCATACCCTGCTGCAAGTTTTCCTTTATCTCCTTCTGCAGATCCTTTAGATTAAGGCGTTTGCCTGATTGTTCATATACACTTATGGATTTGTACTGTGGATTGGCAGCTATCAGCACAGGAGTTTCCTTACCAACAATATTCACTTCATGAAGGTTACCTTTCCTCAAGGAATACATTAACCTGTCTTTTTGGTCCATTCCCTCCATTTCCACTATGGGTAGCGTTTTAAGTGACTTTTCCAGATCAAACCCATATCGATCATGGTATTGCAACATTGGGTGTTGTCCTTTTTCGTTCTTTTCAGCCAGGTCAAGTTGTATCCATGCATTGTACCTATCACCATCCTTGTTGAATAGGGTCTTATAGACCGGTCGCCATTCCAAAAGGTTGAATGCTTCCTTTGCGGAAATATTCTGGTTTTGGTAGAATGTATTGGACATCTTGGTGCCATTGGGTTTCTGCAGCTCGGCATCAAAGCTGTTGAAGAAGTAGCGATCCATTTTATCGGACTTTCTGAAATTGAGTTTGAAGTCAACTTTCTTGTCCTCAATGTCCACTGAATGGTTTAACTGGAACTCTTTTTTCCCTTGTTTCATGTGTTTTTCCAGTTGCTTGTTCAGGTCTTCCCCAAAGCCGGCATATTTGAGCCTGTCTTTTAAAACTTCTAAATTTTCCTGTTCCATGTTCAAGTTGTTTTATGGTTGAATAATTGGTTTGGCTTCCAGCAAGTGCTTGCCTTTTATTTGAAGGTTGATATTCCTTTCCCCATTTAGCCCTATTAGGTGTATCTCCACTATTTTGTTGTCAGAAACTGTAAAGGCAGGAATTCCCATCACCAACCTGCAGGACCCCATTGCTTCAACTCCCTGGAAGTACTCCCACTTGACCACTGTTGGAAATAGTTCTGTTTTACTTTGGGCTGTCCTTTTAAATGTCTTTGCATCTATTATCCAACACCGGGATTTTTCGGCAATGAAATCCAGTGAGCTTTTATTCTCCAGGTCAATCACGAAAAACAGGGTGTTTTCTTTGATAAACACTTCTCTGGCTTTTGCCTTGATTTCTCCAACCTTCAACAGTTTCCCCAATTTTCCTTTTATGGGATAGTTCAATAGTACCGAAGCGATTTCCTCCAGATCTTTATCATTGGGTGATGGACTTGACAAATTTACATATCGCGCATCTCTGGATATTTGGCTCCCCATATCAAGCACCAATGGGTAAGGTCTATTTTTATAGCTGACCTCAAAATGGTAGAGTCTATCAGACGATGTAATTATATGCAGGCTTGTAGGATCAAATTCCTTTGCTCCTGCCCTTAGCTTGAGTACATTTCCAGCATATGCATCCTTTTGGACCATTACTGCAGGGTTTCCCCTGTCCACGCTCTTGATTTCAAATGGGAACACCACCACCGTCGTTTTGTCCCATCCTACTGCAATTGGGTAGCTTTCAATAATTGCCTCTGAGGAATACTGGGCAAAAAGTCCACCGTTAACAATTACCATGATCCCGGTAAAGATCAGAATGCTTTTCACTATCATGTTTTTCTTCATGCTGATTTGGGGTTTATATGTGGTCCACCAATAACAGTGGATGTCCTGACTTTAGAGAAACCTGTACTTTTTTCATTTTTTTGGAAAGCAATCCTTTCACGGTCTCTGTTCCGGCCGAAGCAGCCTGCATCTGCCAAGTGTTGTCAAATCCTGCAATTTGTCCAGACTGCATGGTCTGTCTACCTTCTTCTTGAAAGGTTTTGTGGGTGATACTTCCTGGAATGCGTATGCCCTCCATGGCGTCCATATCATGGGCCACAAGATCAACTGGTAGTATCATTTTGTCTTTTCTGATTGCTGTGACTTCAATTCCCAACCTTTCTCCCTTTAGGCTACATACTCCATAAACCAAGGAACCTTTTTGAAAATCTATTCCATTGATGACAATCCCTTCCGATAATTCCAATTCGACGGTTTCACCTGTTACTACCCTTTGGTTTCCATAAACCAAAGCAGCAATGGCCGGTGCAACTGGTTCCATTTTCATCTCTTTTGGGCTTTCCAACCCGTAAAACCCATTAGTGCGAATTTCATTTTTTGAAGGACTCTTTACTTCTCCCTTTCTTTCAACCGAGAAATGTTTTTGGGCCATCCTGCTTTCCTCCAAGCGTTGCTTTACCCGCTCAGGGTGTTGGACATCGAGAAGCTTGTCCAACATCTGGGAAATCCTTTCCATTTCAGGGTCTTCATCCAAAGGCCTGTTCATCTGCTCCATTAAGCTCCCTAGTTGTTCAATATCCTCCTTCATTCCTGTATTCTTTAACTCAACAGGGGC harbors:
- a CDS encoding DUF932 domain-containing protein, coding for MGHNIHFNEKTGKHSFFSVKQPAWHKLGKVVEDYPTSAEAIHYAGLDYEVIKSPLFTKCGDLSVGTNGLENTQTAIQVNSHFATMRTDTNKVFGIVGKDYGIVQNKDAFSFFDAIVKEEKGVKFETAGALGDGERVFITAKLADHILVGKDDLVEKYLFLTTSHDGSGSITAAFTPIRVVCQNTLNAAMNRKSNVVRIRHTSGAKERLQQAHKLMGLVTDTADKLGTVFNQWAKVKIKDKQVKRLIELAMAPNKDTLDRLYKGEYEHISTAFKNQCEEAFAYAMMGDTQLLPTTEGTLFGAYNAVTGYFQNVRNFKSEEDKTKSILLGGTAQMKGQKAFDLCVDFAKNGEGILKV
- a CDS encoding DUF4138 domain-containing protein, with product MKKNMIVKSILIFTGIMVIVNGGLFAQYSSEAIIESYPIAVGWDKTTVVVFPFEIKSVDRGNPAVMVQKDAYAGNVLKLRAGAKEFDPTSLHIITSSDRLYHFEVSYKNRPYPLVLDMGSQISRDARYVNLSSPSPNDKDLEEIASVLLNYPIKGKLGKLLKVGEIKAKAREVFIKENTLFFVIDLENKSSLDFIAEKSRCWIIDAKTFKRTAQSKTELFPTVVKWEYFQGVEAMGSCRLVMGIPAFTVSDNKIVEIHLIGLNGERNINLQIKGKHLLEAKPIIQP
- the traM gene encoding conjugative transposon protein TraM; this translates as MNNQNELFRRKRRMMVFLPLLTVPFLFLAFWALGGGNPQTISEKGLSSGINLSLPNAEINDSRSLTKLDLYEKEEKRARKKAEQSKLDPFMVLEKQELIEQEPFQELKSTEAEIGNQLDAIQKLINTPSINDVKKKETAPVELKNTGMKEDIEQLGSLMEQMNRPLDEDPEMERISQMLDKLLDVQHPERVKQRLEESRMAQKHFSVERKGEVKSPSKNEIRTNGFYGLESPKEMKMEPVAPAIAALVYGNQRVVTGETVELELSEGIVINGIDFQKGSLVYGVCSLKGERLGIEVTAIRKDKMILPVDLVAHDMDAMEGIRIPGSITHKTFQEEGRQTMQSGQIAGFDNTWQMQAASAGTETVKGLLSKKMKKVQVSLKSGHPLLLVDHI